The following proteins are co-located in the Apium graveolens cultivar Ventura chromosome 5, ASM990537v1, whole genome shotgun sequence genome:
- the LOC141659044 gene encoding uncharacterized protein LOC141659044 isoform X2, with protein MHQHNQRPHQISLLSVLFIAMPATITLSPKKATSCRMITWSGVDVHIQCNFRTNSPGTREEVSFSVDRSTDAYGIYKLELQSVEGMDCTGTSMVQSSCQASLISLPINTGCTYPGITTTSKEITMRSKQNDNICTYGLSALTYRPPTKNATLCGNDHIEPQNLATDAFKSSKFFFPPFNWPPLPQLPPLPQLPPLPPLPQFPFRPPTTSRPAPPASLPFPFIPSIFPPNPFLSTPPPPPASNLADPRTWFPNNPFISQPPPPPPQFQLTDPRTRMPIDSPPSTQNQNP; from the exons ATGCATCAACACAACCAACGCCCTCATCAGATATCACTATTGTCGGTGCTGTTTATTGCGATGCCTGCTACAATAACTCTTTCTCCAAAGAAAGCTACTTCTTGCCGG ATGATTACGTGGTCAGGTGTGGATGTTCATATACAATGCAACTTCAGAACAAACTCACCAGGCACCAGAGAAGAGGTAAGCTTCTCAGTTGACAGAAGTACAGATGCATATGGAATATACAAACTGGAACTTCAATCTGTTGAAGGAATGGACTGCACGGGAACCTCCATGGTTCAATCGTCATGCCAAGCAAGCTTAATATCATTACCAATTAATACAGGCTGCACTTATCCAGGCATAACAACCACATCCAAGGAAATAACAATGAGGTCAAAGCAAAACGACAATATATGCACTTACGGCTTAAGTGCCCTGACATACAGACCACCAACCAAAAATGCAACATTGTGCGGAAATGATCATATAGAACCACAAAATCTAGCAACAGATGCTTTTAAATCCTCCAAGTTTTTTTTCCCTCCATTCAACTGGCCTCCTCTGCCTCAGCTACCACCCCTGCCTCAGCTGCCACCTTTGCCACCCTTACCGCAATTCCCTTTCAGACCACCAACCACGAGTAGACCTGCACCTCCAGCATCTTTACCTTTTCCATTTATACCGTCAATATTTCCTCCCAATCCCTTCTTGTCTACACCTCCTCCGCCGCCTGCATCCAATTTAGCTGATCCCCGAACTTGGTTTCCTAACAATCCTTTCATATCTCAGCCTCCTCCGCCACCACCTCAGTTTCAACTAACAGACCCAAGAACTAGGATGCCAATTGATTCTCCGCCATCAACTCAGAACCAAAATCCCTGA
- the LOC141659044 gene encoding uncharacterized protein LOC141659044 isoform X1, whose protein sequence is MNMLLKALRLINPNSKQFASMYLLLQLVSLFLHSLIPHASTQPTPSSDITIVGAVYCDACYNNSFSKESYFLPGVDVHIQCNFRTNSPGTREEVSFSVDRSTDAYGIYKLELQSVEGMDCTGTSMVQSSCQASLISLPINTGCTYPGITTTSKEITMRSKQNDNICTYGLSALTYRPPTKNATLCGNDHIEPQNLATDAFKSSKFFFPPFNWPPLPQLPPLPQLPPLPPLPQFPFRPPTTSRPAPPASLPFPFIPSIFPPNPFLSTPPPPPASNLADPRTWFPNNPFISQPPPPPPQFQLTDPRTRMPIDSPPSTQNQNP, encoded by the exons ATGAATATGCTTCTCAAGGCCCTACGGCTGATTAATCCAAATTCCAAACAATTTGCTTCAATGTATCTCTTACTTCAACTAGTTTCTTTGTTTCTTCATTCCCTCATTCCTCATGCATCAACACAACCAACGCCCTCATCAGATATCACTATTGTCGGTGCTGTTTATTGCGATGCCTGCTACAATAACTCTTTCTCCAAAGAAAGCTACTTCTTGCCGG GTGTGGATGTTCATATACAATGCAACTTCAGAACAAACTCACCAGGCACCAGAGAAGAGGTAAGCTTCTCAGTTGACAGAAGTACAGATGCATATGGAATATACAAACTGGAACTTCAATCTGTTGAAGGAATGGACTGCACGGGAACCTCCATGGTTCAATCGTCATGCCAAGCAAGCTTAATATCATTACCAATTAATACAGGCTGCACTTATCCAGGCATAACAACCACATCCAAGGAAATAACAATGAGGTCAAAGCAAAACGACAATATATGCACTTACGGCTTAAGTGCCCTGACATACAGACCACCAACCAAAAATGCAACATTGTGCGGAAATGATCATATAGAACCACAAAATCTAGCAACAGATGCTTTTAAATCCTCCAAGTTTTTTTTCCCTCCATTCAACTGGCCTCCTCTGCCTCAGCTACCACCCCTGCCTCAGCTGCCACCTTTGCCACCCTTACCGCAATTCCCTTTCAGACCACCAACCACGAGTAGACCTGCACCTCCAGCATCTTTACCTTTTCCATTTATACCGTCAATATTTCCTCCCAATCCCTTCTTGTCTACACCTCCTCCGCCGCCTGCATCCAATTTAGCTGATCCCCGAACTTGGTTTCCTAACAATCCTTTCATATCTCAGCCTCCTCCGCCACCACCTCAGTTTCAACTAACAGACCCAAGAACTAGGATGCCAATTGATTCTCCGCCATCAACTCAGAACCAAAATCCCTGA